From a region of the Mycolicibacterium sp. MU0050 genome:
- the moeZ gene encoding adenylyltransferase/sulfurtransferase MoeZ: MSTLPPLVEPAAELTRDEVARYSRHLIIPNFGVDGQKRLKNARVLVMGAGGLGSPTLLYLAAAGVGTIGIVDFDVIEESNLQRQVIHGVADIGRSKAQSARDSILAINPLVRVNLHEIRLSADNAVELFAQYDLILDGTDNFATRYLVNDAAALAGKPYVWGSIYRFEGQISVFWEDAPPGPDGEPQAVNYRDLYPEPPPPGMVPSCAEGGVLGILCASVGSVMGTEAIKLITGVGESLLGRVMIYDALQMSYRTIRIRKDPATPKITGLIDYESFCGLASADAADAAADSAITPQQLRELLDAGKNILLVDVREPVEWDINHIAGAELIPKSTLDSGAGLAKLPQDRMAVLYCKTGVRSAEALATVKKAGFSDAVHLQGGIAAWARQYEPDMVMY, translated from the coding sequence GTGTCCACGCTGCCGCCGCTGGTGGAGCCCGCCGCCGAGCTGACCCGCGACGAGGTCGCGCGGTACAGCCGGCATCTGATCATCCCCAACTTCGGGGTCGACGGCCAGAAGCGGCTCAAGAACGCCCGGGTGCTGGTCATGGGCGCCGGCGGGCTCGGTTCGCCCACGCTGCTGTATCTGGCCGCCGCGGGCGTGGGCACCATCGGCATTGTCGACTTCGACGTCATCGAGGAGTCCAATCTGCAGCGCCAGGTCATCCACGGCGTCGCCGACATCGGACGGTCGAAGGCGCAGAGCGCGCGCGACTCCATCTTGGCGATCAACCCGCTGGTGCGGGTGAACCTGCACGAGATCCGGCTGAGCGCCGACAACGCCGTCGAGTTGTTCGCGCAGTACGACCTGATCCTCGACGGCACCGACAACTTCGCGACCCGCTACCTGGTCAACGACGCGGCCGCGCTGGCCGGCAAGCCCTACGTGTGGGGTTCGATCTACCGCTTCGAGGGCCAGATCTCGGTGTTCTGGGAGGACGCGCCGCCGGGTCCGGACGGCGAGCCGCAGGCGGTGAACTACCGCGACCTGTACCCCGAGCCGCCCCCGCCGGGCATGGTGCCGTCCTGCGCCGAGGGCGGCGTGCTGGGCATCCTGTGCGCCTCGGTGGGCTCGGTGATGGGAACCGAGGCCATCAAGCTGATCACCGGGGTGGGCGAGTCGCTGCTGGGGCGGGTGATGATCTACGACGCCCTGCAGATGAGCTACCGCACCATCCGGATCCGCAAGGACCCGGCGACGCCGAAGATCACCGGGCTGATCGATTACGAGTCGTTCTGCGGGCTGGCGTCGGCCGACGCCGCCGATGCCGCCGCCGACTCGGCGATCACCCCGCAACAGCTGCGTGAGCTGCTCGACGCCGGCAAGAACATCCTGCTCGTCGACGTGCGGGAGCCGGTGGAGTGGGACATCAACCATATCGCCGGCGCCGAGCTGATCCCGAAGTCCACGCTGGATTCCGGTGCCGGGCTCGCGAAACTGCCGCAGGACCGGATGGCGGTGCTGTACTGCAAGACGGGCGTGCGCTCGGCCGAGGCGTTGGCGACGGTCAAGAAGGCCGGCTTCTCCGATGCCGTGCACCTGCAGGGCGGCATCGCGGCGTGGGCCCGCCAGTACGAACCCGACATGGTGATGTACTGA
- a CDS encoding DUF3152 domain-containing protein: protein MTYDPGRRGESRVPVLRNEWREPLRAQRDPLAGDSGRVRSNRDEHQHWPKQSWLGRFVSTYGWRAYALPVLVVITVLVIYQTVTGTTTPTPTAHESVEGPPTIGAGGTAIVGAPPKGLTQFDANLPTGILPEGGPFTQAGGRSWHVVPGATPQVGEGTAKVFRYTVEIEDGLDTTSFGGDEAFARMVDETLANPKSWIHNPQFGFVRVDAAAPGEPDFRVSLTSPMTIRDGCGYEIQLEASCYNPAFHPVPGSPREPRVFINEARWVRGAVSFQGDVGSYRQYLLNHEIGHAIGYHQHSACEEDGALAPVMMQQTFSTSNADAAKFDPDSITPDDKTCRFNPWPYPIA, encoded by the coding sequence GTGACCTACGACCCGGGGCGTCGCGGGGAAAGTCGTGTGCCCGTGCTGCGCAACGAGTGGCGTGAGCCGCTGCGCGCACAACGCGACCCGCTCGCCGGTGACTCCGGCCGGGTCCGCTCCAACCGCGACGAGCACCAGCACTGGCCCAAGCAGTCCTGGCTGGGGCGGTTCGTCTCGACCTACGGTTGGCGCGCCTACGCGCTGCCGGTGTTGGTGGTCATCACGGTGCTGGTGATCTATCAAACGGTCACCGGGACCACCACCCCGACGCCCACCGCGCACGAGAGCGTGGAGGGACCCCCGACCATCGGCGCCGGCGGCACGGCGATCGTCGGCGCGCCCCCGAAGGGCCTGACCCAGTTCGACGCCAACCTGCCCACCGGCATCCTCCCGGAGGGCGGGCCGTTCACCCAGGCCGGCGGCCGCAGCTGGCACGTCGTGCCCGGCGCCACTCCGCAGGTCGGCGAGGGCACCGCCAAGGTGTTCCGCTACACCGTCGAGATCGAGGACGGCCTGGACACCACGTCGTTCGGGGGCGACGAGGCCTTTGCCCGGATGGTGGACGAGACGCTGGCGAACCCGAAGAGCTGGATCCACAACCCGCAGTTCGGTTTCGTGCGCGTCGACGCGGCCGCGCCCGGAGAGCCCGACTTCCGGGTCTCGCTGACCTCGCCGATGACCATCCGGGACGGCTGCGGCTACGAGATCCAACTCGAGGCGTCCTGCTACAACCCGGCGTTCCATCCGGTCCCGGGATCGCCGCGGGAACCTCGGGTGTTCATCAACGAGGCCCGCTGGGTACGCGGTGCGGTGTCCTTCCAGGGCGACGTCGGGTCCTATCGGCAGTACCTGCTCAACCACGAGATCGGCCACGCGATCGGCTATCACCAGCATTCGGCGTGTGAGGAGGACGGCGCCCTGGCGCCGGTCATGATGCAGCAGACGTTCTCCACGTCCAACGCCGATGCCGCCAAGTTCGACCCGGACTCCATCACCCCGGACGACAAGACCTGCCGGTTCAACCCCTGGCCCTATCCCATCGCCTGA
- a CDS encoding TetR/AcrR family transcriptional regulator: MSDLANAAGRRAVRAGNADRPSGSAGTSRRGNRLPRDERRGQLLVAASEVFVDRGYHAAGMDEIADRAGVSKPVLYQHFASKLELYLAVLARHVENLVSGVRQALRTTTDNRQRVRAAVHAFFDFIEHDGQGYRLIFENDYTNEPQVSAQVKVATEACTDAVFDLISHDSGLDPHRARMIAVGLVSISVDSARYWLDNERPISKDDAVEGTVQFIWGGLSHVPLTRT, translated from the coding sequence ATGAGCGATCTCGCCAACGCTGCCGGACGGCGAGCCGTCAGAGCGGGCAATGCAGACCGGCCGTCCGGTTCTGCAGGCACCAGCCGGCGCGGTAACCGACTTCCCCGGGACGAACGGCGGGGCCAATTGCTGGTCGCAGCCAGTGAGGTGTTCGTGGACCGCGGCTACCACGCCGCGGGCATGGACGAGATCGCCGATCGGGCCGGGGTCAGCAAGCCGGTGCTCTACCAGCACTTCGCCAGCAAGCTCGAGCTGTATCTGGCGGTCTTGGCGCGGCATGTGGAGAACCTGGTCTCCGGGGTGCGCCAAGCGCTTCGCACCACCACCGACAACCGGCAGCGGGTGCGCGCCGCGGTGCACGCCTTCTTCGATTTCATCGAGCACGACGGCCAGGGTTACCGGCTGATCTTCGAGAACGACTACACCAACGAACCGCAGGTGTCCGCCCAGGTGAAGGTCGCCACCGAGGCGTGCACCGACGCGGTGTTCGACCTGATCAGCCACGATTCGGGATTGGATCCGCACCGGGCCCGCATGATCGCCGTCGGGCTGGTCAGCATCAGCGTCGATTCCGCCCGGTACTGGTTGGACAACGAGCGCCCCATCAGCAAGGACGACGCCGTCGAGGGCACCGTTCAGTTCATCTGGGGCGGCCTGTCCCACGTGCCGCTGACGCGGACCTGA
- a CDS encoding DUF3107 domain-containing protein — protein sequence MEVKIGVTDSPRELVFNSSQAAAELEKLVTDALGDGGGVLSLTDDKGRKFFVQSARVAYVELGPADARRVGFGVGAGPVTPPKTD from the coding sequence GTGGAGGTCAAGATCGGTGTCACGGACAGTCCGCGTGAGCTCGTCTTCAACAGCTCGCAGGCAGCGGCCGAGCTGGAGAAGCTGGTGACCGACGCGCTGGGCGACGGCGGCGGCGTGCTGAGCCTCACCGATGACAAGGGCCGCAAGTTCTTCGTGCAGAGCGCCCGCGTCGCCTACGTGGAGCTGGGCCCGGCCGATGCCCGCCGGGTCGGGTTCGGGGTCGGCGCCGGTCCGGTCACCCCGCCGAAAACCGACTGA
- a CDS encoding ferritin-like fold-containing protein produces the protein MSSTQPAAGQQARASKISPDHPGVDKLFALLAYGEVAAFYRLTEEARMAPDLTGRINMAAMAAAEMGHYELLRNALEDRGVDVMSAMSEYASTLEDYHSLTTPSTWLEALVKTYVGDALAADFYLEIADVLPAEVADVVRGVLAETGHSQFVVAEVREAVEASDMHRSRLALWSRRLLGEAITQAQYVLADHDELVDLVVTGTDGLGQLTAFFDRLQRTHAERMAQLGLA, from the coding sequence ATGAGTTCGACGCAGCCCGCGGCCGGCCAGCAGGCGCGAGCATCGAAGATTTCCCCCGATCACCCCGGCGTCGACAAGCTCTTCGCGTTGTTGGCCTACGGCGAGGTCGCGGCCTTCTACCGGCTCACCGAAGAGGCCCGGATGGCGCCGGATCTGACCGGCCGGATCAACATGGCGGCCATGGCCGCCGCCGAGATGGGGCACTACGAGCTGCTGCGGAATGCCTTGGAGGACAGGGGCGTTGACGTCATGTCCGCCATGTCGGAGTACGCCTCGACGCTGGAGGACTACCACAGCCTGACGACGCCCAGCACGTGGCTGGAGGCGTTGGTGAAGACCTATGTGGGCGACGCGCTGGCGGCGGACTTCTACCTCGAGATCGCCGACGTGCTCCCCGCCGAGGTGGCTGACGTCGTGCGCGGGGTGCTCGCCGAGACCGGCCACTCCCAGTTCGTCGTCGCCGAGGTGCGCGAGGCCGTCGAGGCCAGCGACATGCATCGCAGTCGGCTGGCGCTGTGGTCGCGCCGGTTGCTCGGCGAGGCGATCACCCAGGCGCAGTACGTGCTGGCCGACCACGACGAACTCGTCGACCTGGTGGTCACCGGGACCGACGGGTTGGGTCAGCTCACGGCGTTCTTCGACCGGTTGCAGCGCACCCACGCCGAGCGGATGGCGCAGCTCGGGCTGGCCTGA
- a CDS encoding DEAD/DEAH box helicase — MTVDTQVDSTDTTTPTGPSFAELGVRDEIVRALAEQGIEHPFAIQELTLPLALAGDDLIGQARTGMGKTYAFGVPLLNRVTTDTERPLAGAPRALIVVPTRELCLQVFGDLAGAAKYLTADGDRKLSVVSIYGGRPYEPQIESLRAGADVVVGTPGRLLDLAQQGHLQLGGLSVLVLDEADEMLDLGFLPDIERILRLTPDTRQAMLFSATMPDPIITLARTFMNQPTHIRAESPQSSQTHDSTEQFVYRAHALDKVEMVARILQAEGRGATMIFTRTKRTAQKVADELAERGFKVGAVHGDLGQIAREKALKAFRAGDVDVLVATDVAARGIDIDDITHVINYQIPDDEQAYVHRIGRTGRAGKTGIAVTLVDWDELPRWEMIDKALGLDNPEPAETYSSSPHLFAELNIPADATGSVGAPARRESKRPARTERGVEKGPADKPRRTRERRRTRGGRAESNGTDAATTDAPTSGTADTPTGETAEPTRSPRRRRRRGPRKPAAESATNAG, encoded by the coding sequence ATGACCGTTGACACCCAGGTAGACAGCACCGACACCACCACGCCCACCGGCCCCAGCTTCGCCGAACTCGGCGTCCGCGACGAGATTGTGCGCGCGCTGGCCGAACAGGGCATCGAGCACCCGTTCGCCATCCAGGAACTGACCCTGCCGCTGGCGTTGGCCGGCGACGACCTCATCGGGCAGGCCCGCACCGGCATGGGCAAGACCTACGCCTTCGGCGTACCGCTGCTCAACCGCGTCACCACTGACACCGAACGGCCGCTGGCCGGCGCCCCGCGCGCCCTCATCGTCGTCCCCACCCGCGAGCTGTGCCTGCAGGTCTTCGGCGACCTCGCCGGCGCCGCCAAGTACCTGACCGCCGACGGCGACCGGAAGCTCTCGGTGGTGTCCATCTACGGCGGACGGCCCTACGAGCCGCAGATCGAGTCGCTGCGCGCCGGCGCCGACGTCGTCGTCGGGACCCCCGGACGGCTGCTCGACCTTGCCCAGCAGGGGCACCTCCAGCTCGGCGGGCTCTCGGTGCTGGTGCTCGACGAGGCCGACGAGATGCTCGACCTCGGCTTCCTGCCCGACATCGAGCGCATCCTGCGGCTGACCCCCGACACGCGGCAGGCCATGCTGTTCTCGGCCACCATGCCGGATCCGATCATCACGCTGGCGCGGACGTTCATGAACCAGCCCACCCACATCCGCGCCGAGTCCCCGCAGTCCTCGCAGACCCACGACAGCACCGAGCAGTTCGTCTACCGCGCGCACGCGCTGGACAAGGTCGAGATGGTCGCCCGCATCCTGCAGGCCGAGGGCCGCGGCGCCACCATGATCTTCACCCGCACGAAGCGCACCGCGCAGAAGGTTGCCGACGAGCTCGCCGAACGCGGCTTCAAGGTCGGCGCCGTACACGGTGACCTCGGGCAGATCGCCCGGGAAAAGGCGCTCAAGGCGTTCCGCGCCGGAGACGTCGACGTGCTGGTGGCCACCGACGTCGCCGCCCGCGGCATCGACATCGACGACATCACCCACGTCATCAACTACCAGATCCCCGACGACGAGCAGGCCTACGTGCACCGCATCGGCCGCACCGGCCGGGCCGGCAAGACCGGTATCGCCGTCACGCTGGTCGACTGGGACGAGCTGCCCCGCTGGGAGATGATCGACAAGGCCCTCGGCCTGGACAACCCCGAGCCCGCCGAGACTTACTCGAGTTCACCGCATCTGTTCGCGGAGCTGAACATCCCCGCCGATGCGACCGGCAGCGTGGGTGCGCCGGCGCGCCGGGAAAGCAAGCGCCCGGCCCGCACTGAGCGCGGCGTCGAGAAGGGCCCGGCCGACAAGCCGCGGCGGACCCGGGAGCGGCGGCGTACCCGCGGCGGCCGGGCCGAGTCCAACGGCACCGACGCCGCGACCACCGACGCCCCCACCAGCGGGACCGCCGACACCCCGACCGGCGAGACCGCCGAGCCCACCCGGTCCCCCCGCCGTCGTCGGCGCCGCGGACCGCGCAAGCCCGCCGCCGAATCGGCCACCAACGCCGGCTGA
- a CDS encoding AAA family ATPase, whose translation MDDVGTQVLAVANQKGGVAKTTTVASLGAALVEAGKRVLLVDLDPQGCLTFSLGQDPDKLPVSVHEVLLGEVEPTAALVQTAEGMTLLPANIDLAGAEAMLLMRAGREYALKRALAKVADDFDVVIIDCPPSLGVLTLNGLTAADEVIVPLQCETLAHRGVGQFLRTVTDVQQITNPDLSMLGALPTLYDARTTHSRDVLFDVVDRYGLPVLSPPIPRTVRFAEATAAGSSVLAGRKNKGALAYRELAAALLKHWKTGKPLATFTPEV comes from the coding sequence ATGGACGACGTGGGGACGCAGGTATTGGCAGTGGCCAACCAAAAGGGTGGGGTGGCGAAGACGACGACCGTGGCGTCGCTGGGCGCCGCGCTGGTCGAGGCCGGCAAGCGGGTGTTGCTGGTCGATCTCGATCCGCAGGGCTGTCTGACGTTCTCGCTGGGCCAGGACCCCGACAAGCTGCCGGTCTCGGTGCACGAGGTCCTGCTGGGCGAGGTCGAGCCGACGGCCGCGCTGGTGCAGACCGCCGAGGGGATGACGCTGCTGCCCGCGAACATCGACCTGGCCGGGGCGGAGGCCATGCTGCTGATGCGGGCCGGCCGCGAATACGCCCTGAAGCGGGCGCTGGCCAAGGTCGCCGACGATTTCGACGTGGTGATCATCGACTGCCCGCCGTCGTTGGGGGTGCTCACGCTCAACGGTCTGACCGCGGCCGACGAGGTCATCGTCCCGCTGCAGTGCGAGACGCTGGCGCACCGCGGGGTGGGCCAGTTCCTGCGCACCGTTACCGACGTGCAGCAGATCACCAACCCGGACCTGAGCATGCTCGGCGCGCTGCCGACCCTCTACGACGCGCGCACCACGCACAGCCGCGACGTGCTCTTCGACGTGGTCGACCGGTACGGGCTGCCGGTGCTGTCGCCGCCGATTCCCCGGACGGTGCGGTTCGCCGAGGCCACCGCCGCGGGCTCGTCGGTGCTCGCCGGCCGAAAGAACAAAGGTGCGCTGGCCTACCGCGAGCTGGCCGCGGCGCTGCTCAAACACTGGAAGACGGGCAAACCGCTCGCGACGTTCACTCCGGAGGTCTGA
- a CDS encoding acid phosphatase — MSVGEHRLILLRHGETEWSLSGQHTSTTDLELTAHGREQAQLAALALAHLELRDALVFSSPRRRALATAELAGLAVHEVMPGLAEWDYGDYEGLTTREIRRQRPGWLLWTHGCPGGESVDQVSARADRAIELALEHLGGHDVVFVGHGHFSRSVVTRWVEQPLSEGARYGFGPAALAVCGFDYGLRQLKSLGLTAHRELRTP; from the coding sequence GTGAGTGTCGGTGAGCATCGGCTGATCCTGCTGCGCCACGGCGAGACCGAGTGGTCGCTGTCGGGGCAGCACACCAGCACCACCGACCTCGAACTCACCGCGCACGGCCGCGAGCAGGCCCAGCTGGCAGCGCTGGCCCTGGCGCACCTGGAGTTGCGCGACGCGCTCGTGTTCAGCAGTCCGCGGCGGCGCGCCCTGGCCACCGCCGAACTGGCGGGGTTGGCGGTGCACGAGGTGATGCCCGGCCTGGCCGAGTGGGATTACGGCGACTACGAGGGCCTGACCACCCGGGAGATCCGGCGGCAGCGCCCCGGCTGGCTGCTGTGGACCCACGGTTGCCCCGGCGGCGAATCGGTGGACCAGGTCAGCGCGCGGGCCGACCGGGCGATCGAACTGGCTCTGGAGCACCTCGGCGGGCACGACGTGGTGTTCGTCGGCCACGGCCACTTCTCCCGCTCGGTGGTGACCCGCTGGGTCGAGCAGCCGCTGAGCGAGGGGGCCCGCTACGGTTTCGGGCCGGCCGCGCTGGCGGTGTGCGGCTTCGATTACGGCCTGCGCCAGCTGAAGTCGCTGGGGTTGACGGCTCATCGCGAACTCAGGACGCCGTGA
- a CDS encoding isochorismate synthase: MTARRDDPSFVLSGPADTVIAHGTRTAFDSVAGARSALERGEVPIVVGALPFDVGTVAALHAPEELHRGPRPAPPARTLPRVTEILARPDLATHRDRVATAVARLRAPGAELHKVVLARSLQLHADGPWDAQTVLHRLLTADPGAYGYLVDLSPAGRGYDGAVLVGASPELLVARSGDRVTCRPFAGSAPRSADPDVDRANGRALAESAKNRHEHQLVIDVMRAALEPLCVDLQIADAPELHHTDALWHLNTPISARLRESSTTAIDLALALQPTPAVGGVPTAAATALIGEIEGDRGFYAGAAGWCDARGDGRWVVSIRCAQLSADRRSALAHSGGGIVAESDPDDEVAETTTKFKTILTGLGETP, from the coding sequence GTGACCGCCCGGCGTGATGACCCGTCCTTCGTGCTGAGCGGGCCGGCGGACACGGTGATCGCGCACGGCACCCGCACCGCCTTCGACAGCGTCGCGGGGGCCCGGTCGGCGCTGGAACGCGGTGAGGTACCGATCGTGGTGGGCGCCTTGCCCTTCGACGTCGGCACCGTGGCCGCCCTGCACGCGCCCGAGGAGCTGCACCGCGGCCCGCGGCCCGCGCCGCCGGCCCGCACGCTGCCGCGGGTCACCGAGATCCTCGCGCGGCCCGACCTGGCGACGCACCGGGACCGGGTGGCCACCGCGGTGGCCCGGCTGCGCGCCCCCGGCGCCGAGCTGCACAAGGTGGTGCTGGCCCGGTCGCTGCAGCTGCACGCGGACGGCCCGTGGGATGCCCAGACCGTGCTGCACCGGCTGCTCACCGCCGACCCCGGCGCGTACGGGTATCTGGTGGATCTGTCCCCGGCCGGGCGCGGGTACGACGGCGCGGTGCTGGTGGGCGCCTCCCCCGAGCTGCTGGTGGCGCGCTCCGGGGACCGCGTGACGTGTCGGCCGTTCGCCGGCTCCGCGCCGCGCTCGGCCGACCCGGACGTCGATCGCGCCAACGGCCGCGCGCTGGCCGAGTCGGCGAAGAACCGCCACGAACACCAGCTGGTGATCGACGTCATGCGCGCGGCGCTGGAACCGTTGTGCGTGGACCTGCAGATCGCCGACGCACCGGAGTTGCACCACACCGATGCGCTGTGGCACCTGAACACCCCGATTTCGGCGCGGCTGCGCGAAAGTAGCACCACCGCAATCGATCTCGCCCTCGCACTGCAGCCCACCCCGGCCGTCGGCGGGGTGCCCACCGCGGCGGCGACCGCCCTGATCGGCGAGATCGAGGGCGACCGCGGGTTCTATGCCGGCGCGGCCGGCTGGTGCGACGCGCGCGGGGACGGCCGCTGGGTGGTCTCGATCCGCTGCGCCCAACTCTCGGCGGACCGGCGCAGCGCGCTGGCCCACTCCGGCGGCGGCATCGTCGCCGAATCCGACCCCGACGACGAGGTCGCCGAGACCACCACGAAATTCAAGACCATCCTGACCGGATTGGGAGAGACGCCATGA
- a CDS encoding GNAT family N-acetyltransferase yields MTHRIRRAEPADVAAITAMVHELAAFEHAADECTVTEAQLHAALFGDEPVAHGHVVEVDGEPAAIAVWFVNFSTWDGVGGIHLEDLYVRPAYRRRGLARALLSTLAAECVARGYTRLSWAVLNWNVDAIALYDDVGGQPQTEWTGYRVSGAELQRLAGA; encoded by the coding sequence ATGACCCACCGCATCCGACGGGCCGAGCCCGCCGACGTCGCCGCGATCACGGCCATGGTGCACGAACTGGCCGCCTTCGAACACGCCGCCGACGAGTGCACGGTCACCGAGGCGCAGCTGCACGCGGCGCTGTTCGGCGACGAGCCAGTCGCCCACGGGCACGTCGTGGAGGTCGACGGGGAACCCGCGGCCATCGCGGTGTGGTTCGTGAACTTCTCCACCTGGGACGGGGTCGGCGGCATCCACCTCGAGGACCTGTACGTGCGGCCGGCCTACCGGCGCCGCGGGCTGGCCCGCGCGCTGTTGTCGACGCTGGCCGCCGAATGCGTCGCGCGCGGCTACACCCGGCTGTCGTGGGCGGTGCTGAACTGGAACGTCGACGCCATCGCGCTGTACGACGACGTCGGCGGCCAGCCCCAGACGGAGTGGACCGGCTACCGGGTCTCCGGCGCCGAGCTGCAGCGGCTCGCCGGCGCCTGA
- the aroQ gene encoding type II 3-dehydroquinate dehydratase has protein sequence MTERRLLLLNGPNLNLLGSRQPEIYGSTTLAQIEKSTRSVAAEFGFDLRAVQSNHEGDLIDAIHLAREDCVGIIVNPAAYSHTSVAIPDALAGVELPVVEVHLSNVARREAFRHHSYVSAVADAVIAGAGPLGYEFAVRYLADRIGS, from the coding sequence ATGACCGAACGCCGTCTGCTGCTGCTCAACGGGCCGAACCTGAACCTGTTGGGGTCCCGTCAGCCGGAGATCTACGGATCGACCACGCTGGCCCAGATCGAAAAGAGCACCCGCTCGGTGGCCGCCGAGTTCGGCTTCGACCTGCGCGCGGTGCAGAGCAACCACGAGGGCGACCTCATCGACGCCATCCACCTCGCGCGCGAGGACTGCGTCGGCATCATCGTGAACCCGGCCGCCTACTCGCACACCTCGGTGGCGATCCCGGACGCGTTGGCGGGCGTCGAATTGCCGGTGGTCGAGGTGCATCTGAGCAACGTCGCGCGCCGGGAGGCGTTCCGGCACCACTCCTATGTGTCGGCGGTCGCCGACGCCGTGATCGCCGGGGCCGGGCCGCTGGGCTACGAATTCGCCGTGCGGTACCTCGCCGACAGGATCGGCTCGTGA
- the catC gene encoding muconolactone Delta-isomerase, giving the protein MLYHVRMDVRIPDDMDPQRRSDLVNREKRYSQDLQRAGKWPHIWRVVGEYANYSVFDVESNDELHQILSGLPLFPYMDIHVTPLAVHPSDIHAGDAE; this is encoded by the coding sequence ATGCTCTACCACGTACGAATGGACGTGCGGATCCCCGACGACATGGATCCGCAACGGCGCAGCGATCTGGTCAACCGGGAGAAGCGGTACTCCCAGGATCTGCAACGGGCCGGCAAGTGGCCGCACATCTGGCGGGTGGTGGGGGAGTACGCCAACTACTCGGTGTTCGACGTCGAGTCCAATGACGAACTGCACCAGATCCTTTCCGGTCTGCCACTGTTCCCCTACATGGACATCCACGTCACGCCGCTGGCGGTGCACCCCTCGGATATCCACGCCGGCGACGCCGAGTAG
- the catA gene encoding catechol 1,2-dioxygenase produces the protein MTTMESPAEHATAAASGASATERFHADKSPFEAVKDTPAERVDLLAREVLDAVHATIRKHRVSYDEYNALKAWLINVGKDGEWPLFLDVWVEHVVEEVATDHRNGSKGSIEGPYYVPDSPDLGAVGTMPMRENEAGTPLVWDGRITSTDGKPLAGKVELWHADADGFYSQFAPGLPEWNLRGTFTTGPDGNFQITTVRPAPYQIPTDGSCGKLIAAAGWHAWRPAHLHVKVSAPGHESITAQLYFPGDPHNEDDIASAVKPELMLDPQPGPAGSETMTYNFVLDPVPA, from the coding sequence ATGACCACCATGGAGAGCCCGGCCGAACACGCCACGGCGGCGGCCTCGGGAGCCTCGGCCACCGAACGCTTCCACGCCGACAAGTCCCCGTTCGAGGCCGTCAAGGACACCCCCGCCGAACGGGTCGACCTGCTGGCCCGCGAGGTGCTTGACGCGGTGCACGCCACCATCCGCAAGCACCGGGTCAGCTACGACGAGTACAACGCCCTGAAGGCGTGGCTGATCAACGTCGGCAAGGACGGGGAGTGGCCGTTGTTCCTCGACGTCTGGGTCGAGCACGTCGTCGAGGAGGTGGCCACCGACCACCGGAACGGCAGCAAGGGCAGCATCGAGGGCCCCTATTATGTACCGGACTCACCGGACCTCGGCGCCGTCGGCACCATGCCGATGCGCGAGAACGAGGCCGGCACGCCGCTGGTCTGGGACGGCCGGATCACCTCCACCGATGGAAAGCCGTTGGCGGGCAAGGTCGAACTGTGGCACGCCGACGCCGACGGCTTCTATTCGCAGTTCGCCCCCGGGCTGCCCGAATGGAATCTGCGCGGCACCTTCACCACCGGCCCGGACGGCAACTTCCAGATCACCACCGTCCGGCCCGCGCCCTATCAGATCCCCACCGACGGGTCCTGCGGCAAGCTGATCGCCGCGGCGGGCTGGCACGCCTGGCGCCCGGCGCACCTGCATGTGAAGGTGTCGGCGCCGGGCCACGAATCGATCACCGCGCAGCTGTACTTCCCCGGTGACCCGCACAACGAAGACGACATCGCCAGCGCGGTCAAGCCGGAGCTGATGCTCGACCCGCAGCCCGGTCCCGCCGGCTCGGAGACCATGACCTACAACTTCGTCCTCGACCCGGTGCCGGCCTGA